GCTGGGTACGATCGACGATCTCAAGAAGCACCCGGCTCAggaagttgaagagaattcTTAATTGATTTAAATAGCATAAGAACACATATATACAGATTCTGAAGAAGGCCTTATTCTCTTGCTTCGTCATTAACCGCGCGAGACTCAAAAGAGCGAGCCTGACTACCTCTTTTCGATTCAACTAATGAAATTGGCTAAAGAGATACTGCAATACATGTCAAAGCCAACAATTGCATCGAAAAGGTGTAAAAAATATTGCTTAGTGATAGATCAAAGCGATAATGGGACGTGGCTCAAGTTTGCCACCAAACCGAGCAATTACGCTAGCCGAGTCATGATGAACCTAGCCTTACTTGTGCTTCTGAATTCGCTATCAGCGATCATAGTCCAGGCAAAGGTACCGCTCGAACTGAGAGCAAAAATAGTCATAGGGGCTATCGCGTTTTGTCTCAACTCGTTATTATTAAGAAGACCTCCAATTGAATCTTTAGTGGTGTATCGAAACTATGGGGTCCAGGTTACTACAGTCCGTGGTTTCCTTCTGTTGCCGGACCAATTGAATATTAAATGGCTTGgtcaaagtcaattcaTTCCTAGAGATGAGATCGTGGACATAGTAATCAATGAAGGGTTTTGCCGGGGCTTTCAAGTCATTTTCTACTTGGCCGTCATCATAAGGGATGCTAAGAAGCTCAAACTGCTCTTTCCTGTATGTATTAAAAGAATCAAACACAGATTTCCAAGACTTTTACTAACACTAGACAGGCCACAAGACCCAGCTTGGATGACCAAAAGATCATTTATAATATGTCTAGAAAGTGTCTTTTCATCGACAAGAAGCGCTTTCATAGCTAGAGCCGTGTGCTGAGATGAGcatcgaagatgaaaaattcgtcaagttgaaagagtcCTAACAATAACTGAGAAAAAGGTTCTACAATTACTGATAATAGTGAGGTGAAATGGGTAGAAAGCTTAAGGGTAAGCCAAGCCATAAGAGTCTGAAAACtactcttcaaagacatcaAGTCCGGGAGAAAATCAGACAATTGCACAAGAATAAAGAGCAAAACAAACAGCAGAAGAAGTCCCAACCAAATGCCAAAGTAAGAAAAAACCAGGAACTACAGAAGTTGAATGAAGCTAGTTTCAGCGCGTTTCAGAAGGATGAAACGCTCCTACTGGTCGGAGAAGGTGATTTCTCATTCACCAGATCTCTcattgaggaagaattccTGAAGGCAGAAAATATAATAGCGACTAGCTATGATAGTTCACCTTCGGAACTCGAACTCAAATACCCCcactctttcaaagagaactatgattttttgattcaaaataaaGTCAAGATGATGTTTAAAGTTGATGCTATGGATCTAATAAAGACATTGACTTTGTCAAAAAGAAACGCCTGGTCTAAACTTTTAGGATCATCTTGGAAATACAAGAGCTTACAAAATATCATGTTCAATTTTCCGCATACGGGGAAGGGTGTTAAGGATCAAGATAGAAACATTGCTGATCATcagcaattgatctttggATACTTTAGAAGCTGCAAGAAATTGTTCGAGTTGGTCAATGCTCCAATTTTAGAAGCCAAAAACTCTTATGACCAAGGTTATACGGCATCAGAGGGGAAACAAGATTTAACACCTGAGGGATATGGTAATATTCTCCTTTCCGTGTTCACTGGGGAGCCTTACGATTCTTGGATGATTAAGAGTCTTGCTAAAGACAACGGTTTATGCGTTCAGAGGTCTCATAAATTCGAATGGAAGAATTATCCACAGTATCATCACAAAAGAACGAACAGTGAACAAGAGACTACAAAACCAGCTGAGGAAAGAGACGCTAGAATCtatatctttgaaaaattcgaacGTGCAAAGAAGGCGAAATCAAAAGACTTGAGCGACGAGGAATGAAAGGAAACCAAAAACCATCAATTGTAATATAATCTATGTAATTTATGTCGGGTACATCTTTATGAAGTCAGTCTCTGGATATTTTTTCTTGTCGATGGGATCCACAActtcaaactcttgcaaGTCTGCGAGATTGGAACGATTCAAGTTAAGTGCCAAagctttcaacttctttgcATCGTAGATATTACCGTTGGGTAGCATCACCGGATTCTCGAACAATTTCGATTGAATGTGATGTGCATAGGGCAGATCCTTGGCAATTGGAGCAAATTCTTCACTGCAAACAGGACATGTTGTGCCAAGGACGTCCTTCTGCAAGTATTCATCTAGTTTTGGATTATCCGAGGAGACAAATTCTTTTCGATGTAGACATTCCTTTGTTTTTAACGTCGAAATACCAAGGGAAAGGTACATAAGCAGGGGTTCCTTGTGTGAAATACCGTACATGGAATAATATTCTTTTGAGAAAAGTTCATTGAGAGTTGACCACCTCTTTTGATCCAATAAATCTGTGTAACGCGCAAGATCGGCATTCTTATTGTATTGTTTAAAAATCACTTTGTTTACCGTCGGTGGGGTACTCGTTCTCTTAGCAACTTTTTTCCGGAAGAAATGTTCATAAATGTCATCCTTTGATCTTAGATTTGGCTCCGTATTATTCTCGTCATTCGTAATTATTTGGGGGTCGATAGAGTCGTTAACCTGTAgttttgattcttcttgccgGCAACTGTTGATAAAGACAAGTAAGCCTGAAGCCAGCTTCAGATCTGAATAATTGCTTTCAACAAAAGGCAGTAAAAATTTCTGAAAACGTCCAATAGCACTCTTGTAATCACCAGCTTTCAACAATTCCACGTAATCCTGTAATCGTGCTTCAAATTCCAGAAAAGAGcgattcttcttcaggaaaACCTTGTTTTCCCCTATCCAATGAAGCAGAGGTTCCAAGTTATGATCGACCGTGAGAGATTTAGAGATTCTGTTAGCCGCCAGTAAGATATCATAATCTAGCAAGCTTTCCAACTGTTGCTGCTTCAAGTAAGTTACACCGGGATTCCACATCTTCCCATCCTGCAACGTTACGgaatcttcatcatcctgaaGAGAATTTAAATGGACCTGATCATTCCTTATGAGATAGTCTGCTATGAGCACATTCGTGTATTTTTGGTACCAATCTGTCAGTTTTGAGACATCTTGTGATTCTTTTGCATTCTGCAGTCCATGAAAGAACTTCAATCTTGAGTCAATCCTTTCCAGCAGTCtcaactcttcatccacCCTCTTGGTCAATTTCCTCTCAAACAAGTCCACTTTCCGTATAATCTCATTCAATTTGTTTAAAGCTAACTTATCTTGATCCAAAGAGTTTGCTTGTAATGATACATTCAACTCGCTGAACAAACTTTGCAGTGTGGAGGACTCCCTTTCTATAAGCTTGTGAACTTGTCTTACATTCTTACGAAGCAACTCATGTGGAATGTGGAACAACTGTTCATTTAGCTTCAGATGAAAGTCCGTGCTTGGCTCATGAATAAGCGAACCCATCTTGGCCTTTCCCCCTCTCTGACAGTTCAAGTGTTTTGTTGAAAGTGCGAATCCCTTAAGCGTTATGGAAAATTATTTACAAATCATGTTTATAGAgtatgaaaaattcctgGAACCATCGAGTAAGGAAACCATTTACGTAGTGTTTTTAATATATCTATCATCACAAAGAtgccaatttctcaatgacAGCTTGAGTAAATTCCGTGGTGGAAGCAGAACCACCAATATCAGGAGTAGTAGATTTACCCTCGGCGATGACTTGATGAACGGCATTTGAGATCTTGGTAGCAGAAGTGCTTAGACCCAAGTGATCCAACATCAAAGATGCCGACAAAATCATAGCAGTTGGGTTAGCAATGTTCTTGTCCTTGATATCCAAACCAACGTGTCTGGAACCTGGCTCGAAAACAGCGTACTCTCTACCGTAGTTAGCACCAGCGACCAAACCAGGGCCACCAATCAAAGCAGCACCGATATTACCTAAAATGGTACCGTACATGGAAGGAGTAACTAGAACATCGAATTGGTGTGGTTTGGCGACCGTTTGCATCGAAGCGTTATCAACGATGATGGAACCAACCTTAACATCTGGGTATTCCTGTTCACCGACTCTAGTAACAACATTTCTGAAAAGACCATCACCCAATTTCATAATGTTGGCCTTGTGAACAGCTGTAACTGCGTGTCTGTTGTATTTCTTAGCAAAATCGAACGCAAAACGAGCGATTCTCTCAGTCTTATCCTCAGTCATAATCTTCAAGGACTCAACAACGCCGGGCACAGATTCGTGCTCTAGACCAGAGTATTCACCTTCGGTGTTTTCTCTGATAACCACTAGATCCACATTTGGGATCTTAGTCTTAACACCTGGAACAGACTTGAAAAGAGCAACATTGGCGTAAATATCCAGTTCTTTTCTCAAAGCCACATTCAGAGAACCCTTGCCAGCTTGATCAGCGGCAGAAGTGTGCCAGATACCTTTCAAACCGATCTTGTTACGTTTCAAAGAGTCCACAGCGGCCTGAACACCTTCCTCGTGGTCCAAACCGGAGATATCCACACGGTCCCAGTCAATAGGCAAATTCTCAGCCTCAAAGATTGACACCACAGAGTCTGTAACCTCTTTACCAACACCATCACCGGGTATCAACGTGACTACGAATCTGCCACCATATTTCTTAGGCAGCACTTTCTCAGCAGCCGCTACAGATGCAAACATTCTCTTACCTACGGCTGATCTCAACATTATGTGTATGGGCCTATCCACCTCGCTTGGCTGCCCTTGTTATAAGAGGGATCAACAGTCCTTTATTGTTatattatatatatattcgATACGCGAACCGCTTTCTCCTTACCAAGAATGACGGCGCCGAGTTTCGCTGTTGCGGCAGCCGAGATCGGTATGTGAAATTAGGAAGACGACACGTGACCCGACTGGTCAGTGGTCAAAGATTTAACTACTATTCCAAGAGTACCAAGTAATAAAACTTGTACATCGATGAGGTTGAGACGAGCAAGATGAAGCAGGCTGCTAGAGCATATCGTGATGTTATTAGAGCGATGGTACGGGGCGACCGTAGGTCGCGGATCGCTCAACGTGCAGAAGAGACTCGGAAACAGATCGCCATGCTTACTTATAAGCGTATGAACATTGTAAGACAACAGAATGAGACTAAAGATGCTATGTTGAATGCTAGTTTATTTAAAGATTTGCAATTACTGAACAGACAGGTGGAAACGCTTAAACGCGATAGAGCGGAGAACGATAAGAGCCTGCTCTTTGTTCGAGACACCGCGCTTATTCGCGATAGCTTGTTGCAGGAAAGAGGTGACAACGAAAGGCTGGTTCAACATCTGCACGATATCGGTTCTTTCCTGACAAACCAAAGGGAGTACGACGAACTGATCGAGCGTTATAATGGTAGTTCGAAACTGTCGCAAGAGGAAACCGTTAGGAGGACGGCTGGTAAAGTGGGGTTGCATGTGCCATTTTAAGCGCTAACAAGTGGTAGGACCTGTTTGCGTGCGTGACAAGTCGACCATAATGCTCCATAGGACCACGTTAGGTCGTGGGCTCCTTGTAAATAGCCTGTGTACTTGTTAAACTGTTCGCTCATCTCGCCTGCGTCGCTTACATGTTCGCGCATCTTGTCGAGGAAGGATTCTCCCAGATCGAATACAGCGGTCATTGTTTGCCCAAACGCTGGTGAGCCCCAGGGGATAACTAATTGGTATTCCTGGTCCGTGTAATGTTGGAACCCATCGAACACTAGTGTCCAAAATTCAGATTCCCAACGGTTCAGAGGAATTACCAAATCTCTTTGTAATTTGTAATTTTCGAGAATCAAACGGTACAGCAATTCGGGAGCCGCCGAGGTGGCTAGAAACCATGGGTTGCCTTCCGAAGTGCCCACACCATCGTAAATGTCTTCAGGGTATCTACCTAATGCGACACCGATGTTTAAAGGAGCCCTCTGGTGGTTTATAGGATAGATAACCCCCATAGATTTGACTAACGAATACAGAGTGTTTAGTACACCGGTGTCGGTAACGCCAAATGGTACACCGACGTCAAAATTCTCGGCATGTGTCAATAGAGATCCGATGATAACTGCGATATCTAAACCGCATCTTTGGTTTAGTACCGATGGAGTTTCCACGATATAATTCTTATTAGGATTGATAAACCCTGAATCAAAAGTCAAGAATTGAGCCATATCATTTAGACATTTACGCAAATCCTGTAGCAACACTTGCTTATCAAACCGGGTCCATTCGTTCTCTGACTTCTCGAGGAAACTAATGGCCATCTTTATAGAAGTAAATTGCACCAATGAAGTAAAAAAATGTTTTCCATTAACTTCTTCCCACAGATCAAACGAATCCTCTTTCCAATTAAACATAATGAACCTTAGATCCCAGTATAttatttgttcaaataaTTCTGTATCATTCCTAAATATCAGGTCGGCGCCAAAGCCGCACTTCTCAATAATATCTTCCAGCGCGACACCATTAAGCGCCAATTCATGTAATAAAGTGAAAATAGTAAGAGATCTCAAAGGAGGACCATCATTTTGCGGTCTCCCCCAATTCTGTGTAAAAGGCTTATTATCAACCAACCATTTGGGTTCACCCAGCCCTCTCAAAGGGTTCCCATCCTGACCATCCACACCCTGGCCAGATGGATTATCTGatctttgcaaaacatAGGAATTATTCACGTATTTCAGTACTGTTCTAGCCAAAGTCACATTGACCGCTCCCGCGCCCGCATCATAGGGAGCCACTGTTACAGGGAACAAATTGTTGACTACCGTATGCATCGTAATGGCCGCATCACGAACCCATTGGTAAAAATAATCCGGCGCGGACTTGGAAGGCGAAGCGATCACAACACCCTCAACAACTCCTTCAGATACCAGATGATCCCCGTTCAACTCAGAATCAGCCACATTTTGTAAGAGTCTCTCAAACGACGACTCACACTGCACATCGACCCATTCGCTGAAATTAGCCCTATTAATACTATAAGGGGCCACTGGCTTTAAATTAATCTTTCTATAGTagtctttcaaaggaagCGAAGTTGGATGCGCGGAGTCAAAGGGTTTAAAAAAATCCACTATCGTAACATTTctatcttcatcttcaaaactCCAAGGCGCTCTTGCAACCTGCAACTCCGATTCGAGCGGCAGGAAAAAACGATACGCAATAAGAGATATAATAATAATTAATGTGAGAACGGACAACGCATGTTTGGAACCACGGTGGGAACCGTTTATCGAGCCCTTCATTGGTGAGCAAAACAAGTCCAAGAAAAAAAGGAGAGTGTTTGAGTTACAGCAGTTTATATAAACACCTTGATTACACAAAGACTAGGCATCGTAGTAGCAAGCAATAAAAAGCTTAATCTCTCAAACGCGATGAGATCAAAATTAATGATCTAACATATTACCCGCCCAGAGAAGCCTCAGTCACCACGGACGAAACCGTAAAAACCaactttcaattttcaaCAGAATATGCGCGCCCCTCGATGTGCGATTCCTCGATGTGCGATTCCTCGATGTGCGGATCCTCGACGCTAGTACTGCCCCCCACGTTGACGTCAACATGCTTGGTGGATCACTCATTATCAGCTCGGTCCAGCTGAACATCATGAACTCGTGGTGACGAAATgattgttgaagatgaagtcATCGGATAACCGATACGACAGTGATGAGTCTTATTGAGGTCGAgaaaatatatatatataaataTATAGATGCTCGAGACGGGAAGTACATCGAAGTCTTCTTGTAGAAGTAGATCAGCAATCAACACTAATATACCCGACAACACACAACACACAATGATCAGTGACACTCCATTCACTCTAACACATGACTCTAAGCTTGATGACCTGCTGGCGGCAAACAAGCAATGGTCCAAGAGCATGAACAATCTACATCCAAGTCTTTTCCCAGAATTTAACGGGAAGGGTCAACAACCACACACTCTATTCATCGGTTGTTCCGACTCCCGCTACAACGAAACCTGTTTAGGTGTGCTTCCGGGTGAAGTCTTTACCTGGAAAACTGTCGCAAACATTTGCAACCCAGAAGACTTGACTCTTATGGCTACATTAGAATTCGCAATCAGATGTTTAAAGGTTAACAAAGTCGTCGTGTGCGGTCACACCGACTGTGGCGGTATCAAGACATGTCTAACGGGCCAATTAGAGCCTCTAAAAGATAAAGAAGGTCTAAACTGCGGACATTTGTACCAATACTTGCATGATATCGATGAACTACATCGCtcagagaaagaacaattaGCCTCCTTCCCTACCTTAGAAGAAAAGAGCAAGTATTTATCACACTGCAACGTCAAGAGACAGTTTGCGCAAATCATGAAAAATGACACTGTAAAGAATGCAATTGTAGCCCAAGAGCTAGAAGTCTACGGACTGGTCTACAACGTAGACTCCGGTCTGCTAGACCCCGTCATCGCTAACTAATTAACTAAACTTTACGTATTATACACTTTGATATTATGATCCTTTTCTCAACTTCCTTGCATTAGTAATTATCAGTTTTTGGTCTCGGCTCGATCGCTTTGTAgcaatttcatcatcaatgcGAAAGAGAAAAGCCGTTCTTTTTACCAAAGGGCGTCGTGTTCAGCCTTAAAGCTTCTTTTCAGTAAGCCTCAAGGGCCACCCTAGACCCGGATTGAAATGTCGAGGGGGATCGGCTCTGTAAGTTTTATATAATACTAAACTGCATGGAAACAATAGTAGTAGTTTTATTGATCCTCTTGTTCTTGCTTACGAATTACAAGCAATGGTTAAGAGAAAGGATGGAGGGAATCCGCAAGAGGTCACCGGGGGTGGATTGAAGTATGCGATCCATAACTTGGATCTATCGACAGTGGAGTTGTCCACCAGTCCCTTAGACGACTATCAGAGACTTTTCTTTGCGAGGTTGCTATCTAGACCTAATGTAGATCAACGACGAAACTTGGATGTTAAGAGAGTAACTTACAAATCGAGCATCGCTGAAGCGTTTGCCAATCCTGCTTGTGTTGTGCCGGACGCGGGGTTGACTCACGATGGCGCGTCTCCGAGAATGCAGTTCTCCCAGAGAAGACCCAGTGGTTCTGCCAAGTATGTGCTCGACTGTTTCGAGTACCAGTTACCTGATGTGCTATTAGGCGGTCAATCTGGTCTCGAGCAGTTTACTTCGTTGTCCGAGGGATCGAAGGCCAGATTAGGGCTCGATGAGCATCCTGGGAGAGTATTGAGTGGGACTATTTCGATGCCAGGGGATCCAGCTCAGTCGGAAGGTTTTGTGGCTCCAACGCAGGGCGAAGGAGATGAACTAGTTGCAAATCCCTTGACGAAGAATCAGCAGTTCAAGTTGCGGAAAATTGATCACAGTTTACAGCAGAATAGTAAACTTATCAACCCAAACAATTGCGTCCTGTGGACTCACGAATCAGGTTACGTGTTTTTAACAGGTATCTGGAGACTGTACCAGGACGTCATGCGTGGGTTAATCAGTCTCCCCAGGGTGGATGATTCGAATAGGGCAGAAGTACAGGAAGTAtgcaagaaagaattggattATATCAGTACTACTGCCTTTTATGAATCTGGGGCATGTCCGCCGGCAGGTTATAGTGACAGGAGAAAAAGGCGTCAATCGGCTGGTTCCGATATGCCTAGTTCCACGGGACAGGGATCTTTGAGCTCACCCACAATACCGACGTCGGCTAATCCCAGCTCCTCAGTCACTCATTACACTGATTTACATTGGAATGGCTTATCTCCAgatttgaagcagatgATGTGCGACACGTACCGAAACCATTTGATTCATGAGAAGGGGTTTTCACCACAGGACTTAGTCAAGTGCGATTTCGCCGAGGTGATCAAACGTGTTCGTGGTGGATATATCAAGATTCAAGGTACTTGGCTGCCTTTGGAAACTGCAAGGTTACTTTGTGTAAGGTTTTGCTATCCAATAAGGTATCTACTAGTACCTATATTCGGACCCACTTTTCCCACTGATTGTGAAAATTGGTTCAAATACATTCAAAATCAGCTCAAGATAAGAGAGGCCAACTTGAATAAGCTCTCACCAAGTCCAGTTGATGTGGGCACTCAACCcaggagaagaaaaaggaGAGACTCCACTAGATCAAAGGTTAGTAAGCCAGTAGGGAATGAACTCTTGAATGCTTTCCAAAATCTGTTGGATATCTCAAAGAATCCTCCAGTAGCAAATCCTACACCAAAGCAGATTAGTAGGAGGTCGTCATCATGCGCACCGGAATGCGCTTTGATGCAAAGAAGATCGTCACTGGAGAAATTACCACCGATCAGTGCAATAATGCAATCAATCTCCCCTCGTTCATCGGTGGGACATCACAGTGATAGCGGGTATACTCCGCTAAGAAATATACACAGAGATTCAGGGATGGAATCGCAGCCCCCAATACATCCCAATCCAACTGTACAAACACTTTCACATTTGGCATCATTTTATAACACCAATGGTCATAGGTATTCGTATCCCGGAAACGTCTACATGTCTCATCAGAGACCAGTGTCAAATAAGATGCAATTAACACCAAATGATGGACTTTTTGAGATGTACATGAATAAGACAAGTTCAGCTCCAATGCAGGAGGTTTCAGTGAAATCAGAAATGACCAATGCAACGAACTACAAGCCTGTAAATTTCACTGATGGTTCTGACAAGTGGTTCCCTCGCTCTAGAGCCCAAATTTCAGGTAGCGGTAATATTTCTAATCCCGCCAGCCCTggtcaaaagaataatGTGGCTAcactttcaacttcataTCCCGAGATGAACGCACCCATGACGTATTGGTTTAGTGCTACTCGCTGAGGTACTGTACATGAACACTAGTCTGGTACATACTTATAATCTATACTAGATTGAATATTACTTCAGATAATGATAACAACTTTCTGgattctgaaaaaaaaattgcTTCCAACCAGAGTCGAACTGATGATCTCCACATTACTAGTGTGGCGCCTTACCAACTTGGCCATAGAAGCTGAATTTTGATATTAACAAAATTCATAGGTAACGTATAAGTAAAAAGTAAGCAGAAAGATCAGGCACGTGAGATACTGCTGTCAGTGCTTCTACGAAGTTTTAGCGCACTATTGACAAATAGTAAGCTGCAAATTCGAGAGAGAAGGGCCTTTTCAGTCTGTGGATCATTGAGTGATGGATTTCATTGACCTTGAAACGTTCTCTGCGGTCAATTCGACTACAGAGCGTGGGTCTAATGATACGTTGCCAGAACCTTCGTCAACACTTAATTTATCTGCTTTCCCAGTGAGCTCTAATCAAGACCAAGGCAGTTTCAAGATCCCAGATTTTCACAAGCGGAACCTGAGTGAGGTTGATCCGAAAGAGAATATATATGATCGTATGGCCCAGCATGCGACACTGTTCATGAAAAAGCTCGACCTTGATGTAACTGAATCGATTGTTACTGatgattcaagaaaaattaCTTCACAGTTCACAGAGCCAACCAAGGCGTCCTTACCGGGTCTAGAAATTGATGACCTTGTGTCGAACAAGAAAGTATCCGCCTCCAAAATTACGGATCAAGTTTTACTTCAAAAGTTGTCAAGGGTGCTCAACGAATATACTGTGACGAATTATCATACAAGATCGCAGATCAGAAAATCATTACAATCCTTAGAAGAAAACaaggaaagattgatgcttgatgatgagaagcTGATCGATCCTGGTTACGTTGGAAATCTAGCTAGGAAATCTATGAGAAGTGATCTCGAGAGCGAGCTACTAAAAGATCATCTAACTATCTTGGAAGAGCTCACCCCCATAATAAGGAGAATAAAACGGCTGTCTACTTCAGTCGAGAAAATCAAGAACGTCGGACATACAATTATTGA
The window above is part of the Torulaspora delbrueckii CBS 1146 chromosome 3, complete genome genome. Proteins encoded here:
- the FMC1 gene encoding Fmc1p (similar to Saccharomyces cerevisiae FMC1 (YIL098C); ancestral locus Anc_2.277); translated protein: MKQAARAYRDVIRAMVRGDRRSRIAQRAEETRKQIAMLTYKRMNIVRQQNETKDAMLNASLFKDLQLLNRQVETLKRDRAENDKSLLFVRDTALIRDSLLQERGDNERLVQHLHDIGSFLTNQREYDELIERYNGSSKLSQEETVRRTAGKVGLHVPF
- the NCE103 gene encoding carbonate dehydratase NCE103 (similar to Saccharomyces cerevisiae NCE103 (YNL036W); ancestral locus Anc_2.275), with amino-acid sequence MISDTPFTLTHDSKLDDLLAANKQWSKSMNNLHPSLFPEFNGKGQQPHTLFIGCSDSRYNETCLGVLPGEVFTWKTVANICNPEDLTLMATLEFAIRCLKVNKVVVCGHTDCGGIKTCLTGQLEPLKDKEGLNCGHLYQYLHDIDELHRSEKEQLASFPTLEEKSKYLSHCNVKRQFAQIMKNDTVKNAIVAQELEVYGLVYNVDSGLLDPVIAN
- the BMT5 gene encoding 25S rRNA (uracil2634-N3)-methyltransferase (similar to Saccharomyces cerevisiae YIL096C; ancestral locus Anc_2.280) yields the protein MGRKLKGKPSHKSLKTTLQRHQVREKIRQLHKNKEQNKQQKKSQPNAKVRKNQELQKLNEASFSAFQKDETLLLVGEGDFSFTRSLIEEEFLKAENIIATSYDSSPSELELKYPHSFKENYDFLIQNKVKMMFKVDAMDLIKTLTLSKRNAWSKLLGSSWKYKSLQNIMFNFPHTGKGVKDQDRNIADHQQLIFGYFRSCKKLFELVNAPILEAKNSYDQGYTASEGKQDLTPEGYGNILLSVFTGEPYDSWMIKSLAKDNGLCVQRSHKFEWKNYPQYHHKRTNSEQETTKPAEERDARIYIFEKFERAKKAKSKDLSDEE
- the SGA1 gene encoding glucan 1,4-alpha-glucosidase (similar to Saccharomyces cerevisiae SGA1 (YIL099W); ancestral locus Anc_2.276), translated to MKGSINGSHRGSKHALSVLTLIIIISLIAYRFFLPLESELQVARAPWSFEDEDRNVTIVDFFKPFDSAHPTSLPLKDYYRKINLKPVAPYSINRANFSEWVDVQCESSFERLLQNVADSELNGDHLVSEGVVEGVVIASPSKSAPDYFYQWVRDAAITMHTVVNNLFPVTVAPYDAGAGAVNVTLARTVLKYVNNSYVLQRSDNPSGQGVDGQDGNPLRGLGEPKWLVDNKPFTQNWGRPQNDGPPLRSLTIFTLLHELALNGVALEDIIEKCGFGADLIFRNDTELFEQIIYWDLRFIMFNWKEDSFDLWEEVNGKHFFTSLVQFTSIKMAISFLEKSENEWTRFDKQVLLQDLRKCLNDMAQFLTFDSGFINPNKNYIVETPSVLNQRCGLDIAVIIGSLLTHAENFDVGVPFGVTDTGVLNTLYSLVKSMGVIYPINHQRAPLNIGVALGRYPEDIYDGVGTSEGNPWFLATSAAPELLYRLILENYKLQRDLVIPLNRWESEFWTLVFDGFQHYTDQEYQLVIPWGSPAFGQTMTAVFDLGESFLDKMREHVSDAGEMSEQFNKYTGYLQGAHDLTWSYGALWSTCHARKQVLPLVSA
- the GPI15 gene encoding phosphatidylinositol N-acetylglucosaminyltransferase GPI15 (similar to Saccharomyces cerevisiae GPI15 (YNL038W); ancestral locus Anc_2.281); the protein is MKLAKEILQYMSKPTIASKRCKKYCLVIDQSDNGTWLKFATKPSNYASRVMMNLALLVLLNSLSAIIVQAKVPLELRAKIVIGAIAFCLNSLLLRRPPIESLVVYRNYGVQVTTVRGFLLLPDQLNIKWLGQSQFIPRDEIVDIVINEGFCRGFQVIFYLAVIIRDAKKLKLLFPVCIKRIKHRFPRLLLTLDRPQDPAWMTKRSFIICLESVFSSTRSAFIARAVC
- the FYV10 gene encoding glucose-induced degradation complex subunit FYV10 (similar to Saccharomyces cerevisiae FYV10 (YIL097W); ancestral locus Anc_2.279), whose product is MGSLIHEPSTDFHLKLNEQLFHIPHELLRKNVRQVHKLIERESSTLQSLFSELNVSLQANSLDQDKLALNKLNEIIRKVDLFERKLTKRVDEELRLLERIDSRLKFFHGLQNAKESQDVSKLTDWYQKYTNVLIADYLIRNDQVHLNSLQDDEDSVTLQDGKMWNPGVTYLKQQQLESLLDYDILLAANRISKSLTVDHNLEPLLHWIGENKVFLKKNRSFLEFEARLQDYVELLKAGDYKSAIGRFQKFLLPFVESNYSDLKLASGLLVFINSCRQEESKLQVNDSIDPQIITNDENNTEPNLRSKDDIYEHFFRKKVAKRTSTPPTVNKVIFKQYNKNADLARYTDLLDQKRWSTLNELFSKEYYSMYGISHKEPLLMYLSLGISTLKTKECLHRKEFVSSDNPKLDEYLQKDVLGTTCPVCSEEFAPIAKDLPYAHHIQSKLFENPVMLPNGNIYDAKKLKALALNLNRSNLADLQEFEVVDPIDKKKYPETDFIKMYPT
- the IDH1 gene encoding isocitrate dehydrogenase (NAD(+)) IDH1 (similar to Saccharomyces cerevisiae IDH1 (YNL037C); ancestral locus Anc_2.278), with the translated sequence MLRSAVGKRMFASVAAAEKVLPKKYGGRFVVTLIPGDGVGKEVTDSVVSIFEAENLPIDWDRVDISGLDHEEGVQAAVDSLKRNKIGLKGIWHTSAADQAGKGSLNVALRKELDIYANVALFKSVPGVKTKIPNVDLVVIRENTEGEYSGLEHESVPGVVESLKIMTEDKTERIARFAFDFAKKYNRHAVTAVHKANIMKLGDGLFRNVVTRVGEQEYPDVKVGSIIVDNASMQTVAKPHQFDVLVTPSMYGTILGNIGAALIGGPGLVAGANYGREYAVFEPGSRHVGLDIKDKNIANPTAMILSASLMLDHLGLSTSATKISNAVHQVIAEGKSTTPDIGGSASTTEFTQAVIEKLASL